TTTGACAGGCAATCTGTTGAGATTAGAATCTCGGACAGTAAACGGGGGCTCGTTTTTTACATTCTGCCATTCTTCCTGCAAAACTCAAGGCTAATTCAATACCTCCCTGGCTATTGGATGCTTGTTTAAGCGGAGAGATGTTGATGTCGTAGGAGAAACCGAACCGGAATCCTTTAAAGTCAACTCCAAGCATAAAAACAATGGCATCTTCCCATCTATACCAGCTTCCTACATAAATAGATGTGTTGTCAGAGTCATTGCGACGATATCGGTTGCCTTGTGCAAAATGGAAACCAAAAGCAGTACCAAACATGATTTCGCGGCTTGCGCTTTGGTTCATATATAAAGCACTGGGAGAAAGACTGAACTGGTCGCCCAAAAATACATTACCTCCCCCGTGAAGCACCATTCTTCCGTCTAATAAATTAGGTTCTACATTGAGAACTTCTTCGACTAAGAAAGATTCTTTGGGTTTTGTAAAGTGATAATAAGAACCACCAACATAAAAATTGGCTTTATCGTTTGGAGAACCGGAAAGAACAGCTCCTCCTGCAAGGTCAAAATAACTGAATTTATTGCTTTGGAAAGGTTCGCCATTAGGCAACGTGTTATCAAAAACTAAATTTGAATTAATCTGGTTTTCGAAAAACAGATTTTGGATATTGATAGATTTTTGTTTAATCGCAGCCTGAATACCTGCTGACAACATAAAACGCCTGTCAGATGTTAGCCCTTTGTGATAAGCTGCAGAAAGCATGGCACTCATATCGTTTAAGATGCCATCACCGGAACGGTCATTATAAAATGCAAAACCTACGCCTACATGATCCTGACCTAACTGGCAACCTAATAAAGACGCATCAATTGATGCAGCAACCGTAGAATAAGGAGCAGGAATAGATGCCCATTGATTTCGATAGGTTAAGGCAACACGGTAGTGTTCGCTTACATTACCGGTCATAGCCGGATTGAGCAACAAAGGGGCAGAATAAAACTGCGAAAAGTGGATGTCTTGTGCCTGAACAGCACGCAGGGTTGTAAACAAAGCTACAACAAGTAACAAGCGGGTAAAAATCTTCATCATTCGCGCTATTTAATTGATTCAAAAATTCTGTTTAGTCGTGCCAAAATACAACAATTGTTCCCAACTTTAGTAATTGACCATACAAAAATAGTTCTTTCGCTATAAAAAAGTAGTTGAAGCAAAAAAAAATATCTAAATCTTGTACGCTTAGTAGTCTATTTTACAAAATATAAGATACAGATGTTAAAAAAATGCCGATGTTCTGCTCGCGATAACCCTAAATTCATATACAAAAGGAAACTGCTTACTGATCTCATTGCTGATTATCAACGAAACCCCCACCAATTTATTTCTTATAAAGAAAAGCGAGGTCTGATAAGGAGTGTTTAGTCGCTATACGGACAAAAGGCAAATCCTGCATCGCTTTGTCCCGAAATAACAAACAGACAAAGGTGGGTAAGCGGGTTTTTGTATATTTTCTTAAACTCTTCCAGTTTTGAAGGGCTGATCAGTCCTTTTTTTACTAATTCTTCAATTAAAGAAGCATTAATGTTCCAGTCTGATTGAGCGCTCTCTGCTTCAATTACCGGCCGTCCGAGTTGTATTCCGGGTTCTTTATGCAATATAAAAATGGGGTATTCAGAAATATTTTGACTGATAACCATTTGGGCTATTTTGATCAGATAATCCTGATGTATGCGCACTTCTCTTTCTACAGACTCTAACAGTTCTTCCGGAATGGAGAGCATGATTTGTTTCAATTTGAGCGCAAATGTAAAAACTTGAAATTGATTTACCCGCCTGAATTTTAAAAACGACGCAGAGAACAGTTCCCTTCTATCGGAAACGGGGGGGTATATCTCGATGAAAC
This is a stretch of genomic DNA from Sphingobacteriales bacterium. It encodes these proteins:
- a CDS encoding PorP/SprF family type IX secretion system membrane protein; translated protein: MMKIFTRLLLVVALFTTLRAVQAQDIHFSQFYSAPLLLNPAMTGNVSEHYRVALTYRNQWASIPAPYSTVAASIDASLLGCQLGQDHVGVGFAFYNDRSGDGILNDMSAMLSAAYHKGLTSDRRFMLSAGIQAAIKQKSINIQNLFFENQINSNLVFDNTLPNGEPFQSNKFSYFDLAGGAVLSGSPNDKANFYVGGSYYHFTKPKESFLVEEVLNVEPNLLDGRMVLHGGGNVFLGDQFSLSPSALYMNQSASREIMFGTAFGFHFAQGNRYRRNDSDNTSIYVGSWYRWEDAIVFMLGVDFKGFRFGFSYDINISPLKQASNSQGGIELALSFAGRMAECKKRAPVYCPRF